TACTAAAATTTCTTTACCCAAACCATTGTTACCACCAAACTGCGCCCATATACTATCTGCGATCGCTAAAATGGGTTCCCCTATAGCAAATCCAATAATCACCGATGCCATCATCGTTGTTGTGTAAAGGGAATTAGCCGACAGTAAATGCTGTTCTTCCACTACTAAGGGAATTGCTGCTTGTTCTGCTGGGGCAAAAAACTGTGTCAGTGTAGAAACTAAAAAAGTCACGCCCAAAATAATTGCAAAACCTACTGGCAAAACTCCGATGGGTTGCCAATCATGAGTTAACCACAACAAAAAAGGAATTGCTAAAACTAAAAGACCACGCCAAATATTTGTTGCTACCAAAACCGCTTTCTTCGACCAACGGTCTACAAATACCCCAGCTACAGAACCAAACAATACGGCTGGGATTGTAAATGCCATCATTAAAGTTGATACCCAAGCACTAATGCTTTGACTGCCTGCTTGAAAGTGAGTATTAATTAAAGCAATCATCAATACTAAATACACTTTATCAGCCAGTTGGCAAAATACTTGGCCACCCCAAAGTGCTAGGAAATTAGGGTTTTTTAACACAGGGAAGAATCCCTGTTGTACATTCTCTGATTTCGCTTCTCCACCAGAGCCGTTCCAAGCTGCTTTTTCTGGTGCAGTGTCTACTGGCAAACTATGCTCTTTGTTGCTAGGGGCAACATTGATTAATTTTTCGGATGTCCGCTGTTGACCATTGCTCGAAATATCTGGTTTGGAAATTTCGTGATTGTAAATTTGACTATTTGTAGATGAAGGAACCGATTTCAAATGATTAGTCACAGCAGGAGTTGTTGGCCTACTCTGCTTTTTCGTATGGCTTGGTGATAAAGGTAGGATTTTTCTATCCAAATCAGATGGTTGCATCATGGTTGGCAGCAAAATAAGAATCGATCAGGGTTGCGGAGCGAATAGAGTGACCTAAATGATACTGAGCATACTGGCGTAAAATCTGCTCAATAGATAACCAGCCATTATCTCTAATTCCATCAATTTGCATTATCTCTGGTTGTGGCAGTTGTTGGAGCAGAGCGAATTCTCTGGCGCTCAGTCGATAAGAAATCACTGGGATTTCTTGTCGATGAACAACAGTCTCGTAGCTAGGGATAGAAGAATTTACTGATGGTGAAAACTCGGAATACTCTTTATTTTCCCATTTTTCTATCTCCCGTTTTCGGCGTAAACTTTCCCACGCCTCCAAACAAATCACCCCACCAGTAGGAACACTAAATCCCACTTGCCAGTTGGGATTGGCAAAGTCTGGCTTTAGAGAGCCTTGAGTTAAACAACATACTTGGATTTGAGGAGTTAGTCCCGCTAAGACTAAAAGTTGAAATACTCCAAGAGCCAGGGATGCGTAAATAGCTGATGTTTCGGCTTTCGGTAGAATTTCTAACTGGTGAAGATGTTCATTGAGTAACTCATAAAGTTCCTCTTGAGGTTGTTCACTTAAAGCCTGACACAAGGCTATTTCTGCTAAATACTGACCTGCGGCTAATTTCCCTAAGTCTTTAGCTAAACCGGGATATGTTTTTAACGTCTGTGCTTGAGTAATTTTATCGAGCGATCGCCCTTTAGCAATCAGTAGTTCATTGACCACAAACATTCCACTCCGACCACCAAGGCTAGAGTTGTGTTTGCGTGCGCCAGGCGCAACGGCTCGAATCAAACCGAACTCTCGTGTCAAAATTGTCACTATTCTGTCTGACTCTCCTAGCACCTGAGTTTTTAGATTAATACCAGTTGCTTTATAAGTTTTACTCATGAATCATTAGCCATCAGTCATTAGTCATGAGCCATTTGTTGTTAGTCATTAGTTGAGGAGGACACCACTTGCTACAAGCCGAGGAACCCGTCTAATCCAGTGGCTCATAAATGACAAAAAACAAATGACTATTCCCCTTTCTCCAGATTATCTCGCTGGCGGATCAAATCGATACCACGAGA
This window of the Nostoc sp. HK-01 genome carries:
- a CDS encoding major facilitator superfamily MFS_1 — encoded protein: MMQPSDLDRKILPLSPSHTKKQSRPTTPAVTNHLKSVPSSTNSQIYNHEISKPDISSNGQQRTSEKLINVAPSNKEHSLPVDTAPEKAAWNGSGGEAKSENVQQGFFPVLKNPNFLALWGGQVFCQLADKVYLVLMIALINTHFQAGSQSISAWVSTLMMAFTIPAVLFGSVAGVFVDRWSKKAVLVATNIWRGLLVLAIPFLLWLTHDWQPIGVLPVGFAIILGVTFLVSTLTQFFAPAEQAAIPLVVEEQHLLSANSLYTTTMMASVIIGFAIGEPILAIADSIWAQFGGNNGLGKEILVGGSYAIAGIILMLLATKEKPHAPDTEFPHVFSDLKDGFAYLKDNHHVRNALVRLIILFSVFAALTVLAVRMAEVIPNLKASQFGFLLAAGGVGIAAGATILGQFGQRFSYSQLGLYGCLGMAASLIGLALFTTQLWLVLLFIAILGIFGSLVGIPMQTAIQTETPPEMRGKVFGLQNNVINIALTLPLALAGVAETFVGLKAVFLGLAAIVFFGGILTWYNSRQYS